Proteins co-encoded in one Girardinichthys multiradiatus isolate DD_20200921_A chromosome 11, DD_fGirMul_XY1, whole genome shotgun sequence genomic window:
- the gng8 gene encoding guanine nucleotide-binding protein G(I)/G(S)/G(O) subunit gamma-8 yields the protein MSNNMAKIADARKTVEQLKLEVNIERMMISKAAAELMSYCEAHAKEDPLVTPVPSSENPFREKKLFCVIL from the exons ATGTCTAACAACATGGCCAAGATTGCAGATGCAAGAAAGACAGTGGAGCAGCTGAAGCTGGAGGTCAACATAGAGAGGATGATG ATTTCCAAAGCAGCAGCAGAACTGATGTCCTACTGTGAAGCTCATGCTAAAGAGGACCCACTGGTGACTCCTGTCCCTTCATCGGAGAACCCTTTCAGAGAGAAGAAGTTATTCTGTGTCATACTTTAA